CGAGCGTCCCCGGTTCCTCGATGCGCGCGGAGAGGACACCGGATGCTGCGACCGCAGCCTCGACGGAGGCGGACTCCCCCCGCCGCGACGCCGCGCCGGCCCGACACAGGACCGCCAGGTCGCCGAACATCACCAGCGCATCCTCGACGAAGACTCCGTCGGGCTGCGCATCGACGGGCTCGACCTCGATGATGTCCCAGCCGCGCGCGCGGAACACGTCGACGTAGTCCTCCCACTGGCGTTGCGCGAGCGCGGGGTCGATGGGTACGCGGTCGAGGTGGGTCAGCTCGCCCTCGGCGAGCCGGGGCGAGGGACGACGAACGAGAAGCCGAGGCATCCTCACCCCGCCAGGATCGCGGCCCGCGCGGCCGTGCGCTCGGCATCGGAGATGACGCCGCGCTCGTGGAGGGCATCGACGTCGGCCAGACGCTGCTCGAGGGTCTTCGCCGGCGCCGCATCGTCGGTGGCGGTGCCCGGGCGCAGCATGTCGCTGTTGAGCACCCTGGCAGCAAGCGCGGCGTCGACGGTGAAAGGATCGTGGCCCGCTCGCTTGATGAGCAGGTACTTGCGGATGCCGATGAACACCGAGAAGCCGACGCCCACCAGGATGATGACGACGATCAGCGTGAAGATCGCCGAGAACCCGGCGGGGATACCCGGATCGCCGAAGCCCGGATCGCCGGGAGGGATGAAGTCATGGCTCACCATGACCACACCCTAGCCGCGCGCACGCGCGCCGCCAGCGAGCCTGCGCCGTCGGCTCAGATCCCCGGGTAGTGGCGCTCCCCCGCACCGGTGTAGAGCTGCTGCGGGCGGCCGATCTTCGCCTGCGGGTCGTTCGCGGCCTCGCGCCACTGCGCGAGCCAGCCGGGAAGACGGCCGATCGCGAAGAGCACGGTGAACATGCGCGTCGGGAAGCCCATCGCCTTGTAGATGACGCCGGTGTAGAAGTCGACGTTCGGGTAGAGACGGCGCTCCCGGAAGTAGTCGTCGTTGAGCGCGATCTCTTCGAGCTGCTTGGCGAGATCGAGAAGCGGGTCGCTCACTCCCAGAGCCTCGAGCACCTCGTCGGCGGACTCCTTCACCAGCTTCGCGCGCGGGTCGTAGTTCTTGTAGACCCGGTGGCCGAAGCCCATGAGCTTGACGCCGTCTTCCTTGTTCTTCACGCGCTCGACGAAGCGCTGCACGCTCTCGCCCGAGTCGCGGATGCGCGCGAGCATGTCGAGCACAGCCTCGTTGGCGCCGCCGTGAAGCGGACCGTACAGGGCGTTGATCCCCGCCGAGATGGACGAGAACTGGTTCGCGCCCGTCGAGCCGACGAGGCGCACCGTCGAGGTCGACGCGTTCTGCTCGTGGTCCTCGTGCAGGATCAGGAGCCGCTCGAGCGCGCGCGACATGACCGGATTCACTTCGTACACCTCGGAGAGGACGCCGAAGTTGAGCTTGAGGAAGTTGTCGACGAAGCCGAGCGAGTTGTCGGGGTACAGGAATGCCTGCCCGATGCTCTTCTTGTGCGCGTACGCCGCGATCACCGGAAGCTTCGCGAGCATGCGGATGGTGTTGAGCTCGACGTGCTCGGGGTTGTTCGGATCGGACTCGTTCTCGTAGTACGTCGAGAGCGCGGACACCGCTGACGAGAGCACCGACATCGGGTGCGCCGTGTGAGGAAGGGCAGAGAAGAAGCGCTTGAGGTCTTCGTGCAGCAGCGTGTGGTGGCGGATGCGGTCATCGAACGCCGCGAGTTCATCGGCCGTCGGCAGCTCGCCGTAGAGGAGCAGCCACGCCACCTCGAGGTAGGTGCTGTTCTTGGCAAGCTGCTCGATCGGGTACCCGCGGTAGCGGAGGATGCCCTGATCGCCGTCGATGTAGGTGATCGCCGACTTGGTCGCTGCGGTGTTGACGAAGCCGTAGTCCAGGGCGGTGTGACCGGTCTGGCGGGTGAACGTCGAGATGTCGATGCTCGGAGCCCCGTCGGTGCCGAGGAGCACCGGGAATTCGGCGGTCCTGCCGCCGATCGTGAGGGTGGCCTTGTCTTGCTGGGTGCCTGCGTCGCTCACGGCGCCTCCTCGCGATTTCTGGTCGTGCCGGGGGTGTCGTCCGCCTCGCGACGCGCGTGGCGCGTTCACTATGGACGGCAGCGGGGACGGAGATGCCGCGCCGCCGCGTGCCTACAGCCTAGTGTGCGCGCACGCCTACTGCGGACACCTCCAAAGGGTCGCGGCATCCGCTGGAGGAATCCTCACGAAGCGGCGTGAAGCCGTGCGGCGGCAGCGGCCACGCGCTCGTCCCGCGCCGTCAGCGACAACCGGACGTGCTGCGGGAAGTGGGTGCCGTAGAAGTGCCCGGGACCGGCCAGGATGCCCAGACTCGCGAGCCTGTCGAGACTGTCCCACGCGTCGCGGCCTTCGGTGGCCCACAGGTAGAGCCCGGCCTCGCTCGCGTCGACGCGGAAGCCGGCGGACTCGAGCGCGGGCTTGAGAGTCGCGCGGCGGCGGCGATAGAGCTCCTTCTGCGCGGCGACATGGACGTCGTCGCCGAGCGCGGCGATCATCGCCGCCTGCACGGGTGCGGGCAGCATGAGGCCGAGGTGCTTGCGCGCAGTCACCAGGCGGGCGATCAGAGCCGGATCCCCGGCGAGGAACGCGGCGCGGTACCCCGCGAGGTTCGACTGCTTGCTCAGCGAGTACACCGACAGCACGCCGGTGAGGTCGCCCTGCGTGACGCGAGGATCGAGCGCGGACGGAATGGGCTCCGCGTCCCACGGCGCATCCCAGCCGAGTTCCGCGTAGCACTCGTCGGAAGCGAGCACGGCTCCGAGCTCCCGGGCGCGCGACACCGCGGCGCGGAGGTCATCGACGTCGAGCACGCTCCCGTCGGGATTGCCCGGCGAGTTCACCCACACCAGACGGGTGCCCTCAGGCCACACGGCGGGGTCGTCCGCGGCGACCGGAGTCGCACCGACGAGCCGGGCACCCACCTCGTATGTGGGGTAGGCGGCGCGGGGGTGGACGACGATGTCGCCAGGACCGAGTCCGAGCAGCAGCGGCAGGAGCGCCACCAGCTCCTTGGACCCGACCGTCGGAAGAACGTGGTCGGGCGTGAGATCGCGCACGCCGCGCCGACGCGCGTACCAGTCGGCGATCGCGGCGCGCAGCGCCGGAGTGCCCACCGTCTGCGGGTACGCGTGGGCATCGGTCGCCGATTTCAGAGCATCGGCGACGACGGCCGGAGTCTCATCGACGGGCGAGCCGATCGACAGATCGACCAGGCCGTCGGGGTGAAGGCGGGCGCGGGCCGCGTACGGCGCGACGGCATCCCACGGGTAGTCGGCGAGATCGGCGACGCCCATCAGCGTGCCTCCTCGATGGCGACGATCACGGGGCCTGCGGCGGGAGCGCGGCGATGACGGGGTGGTCCTTGTGGATCACGCCGACCTTTGCGGCACCGCCGGGCGATCCCACGTCGTCGAAGAACTCGACGTTGGCCTTGTAGTAGTCCTGCCACTCGTCGGGCAGGTCGTCTTCGTAGTAGATGGCTTCCACCGGGCACACCGGCTCGCACGCGCCGCAGTCCACGCACTCGTCGGGGTGGATGTACAGCGAGCGCTCGCCCTCGTAGATGCAGTCGACCGGGCACTCGTCGATACAGGCGCGGTCCTTGACGTCCACACAGGGAAGAGCGATCACATACGTCACGGTGTCAGTCTAGTTGCGTCCTTCGCCGGAGGTGCCGTGCACCGGCTCGTCGGCGGCGGGAGAAGCGGATGCCGCGTGCCCCGCCGGCGTCGTCCCGAGGTTCTCCGGCCACGCCACGACGATCGCGACGACCACCGGGAGCGCAATCGTCCAGACGGTGCCGAGCGGCCCTTCGGGGACGATCACGGAACCGCCGGGCCCCTTGCCCGAGAAGGCGAGCGTCGATGCCATCATCCCGAGGCCGGTGGCCAGCGCCGCCCAGCGGTCGGCGGTGAGCAATCTCACCGAGACGAGGAGCGCCGCGCAGCCGATCAGGGCGAGCACGAGGCCGAGGGGGAACCAGCCCAGCTCGTACCCATGTGCGATGGTGCCGGCCAGGCCGTATACGGCGCCGACGAGCAGGGCTACGACCCACGTTCCGATACGGGCGGGGAGGGAGGAGCGCACCCGACGACTCTACCGGCGCACGCTGTCAGGCCGCCCAGCCCCACAGTCGCAGCAGGGCCGCCGTCACGGCCGCTGCCGCGACGACGGCCAGGAAGGGAGCGCGCAGCAGCAGGAGTCCGGCTGCCACGAGGACCGCCGGCACTCGCGCGTCGACGACGATCGCCTGGCCGGCCCCCAGCGTCTGCACGGCCACGAGCGCGGCGAGAAGCGCCACCGTGAGCAGATCGGCGATCCGCATCGGCCGCGGAGCCTCGACCCACTTCGGAGGGATGAGGTAGCCGATGGTCTTCAGCAGGACGCAGATGATCGATGCGATGAGCAGGGCGGTCCACATCGTCACGGCAGCCCCTCCCGTTCGGCGACGTCGTCGGGCTCGCCCCCATCGGTGCGCCCCGCGGCGTCATCGTCGCTCCCGAGCCAGTTCAGCCACCCCACGACCACCGCGACCGTCGCGGCGATGATGACGGGCAGACCGGGCATGAGCACGGGCGTGAGGATGGTCGCGATCGCTGCCGCGGCGATGCCGACGACGATCGGCTGGCGACGGCGGAGCCGGGGCCACAGCAGGGCGAGGAAGGCGGCCGCGGCCGCGGCATCCAGTCCATAGGCGCGCGGATCACCCAGCACGTCCCCGAGGAGCGCGCCGGCGAGCGTCGAGAGGTTCCAGCCGACGTAGATGCCGATCCCCGTCACCCAGAAGCCGACGGTGCGCGCGTGGCGGGTCTGCTGCGCCAGCGATACCGCGGTGGACTCGTCGATCGTGAACTGCGCCGCCGCCGCCCGGCGCCAGAATCCGCGACCGATGACCGGCGACATCCGCATGCCGTAGGCGACGTTGCGCACGCCCAGCAGCGCGGCCGACGCGATCGCGGCGGGCGCCGCGGCGAGACCGCCGGCACCGACCACCCCGACGAACGCGAACTGCGAGCCCCCGGTGAACATCAGCAGGCTCATCACGCACGTCTGCCAGACGTCGAGACCGGATGCGACCGCCAGAGCCCCGAAGGATATTCCGTATGCACTCGTCGCCAGCGCGACGCCGAGGCCTTCGCGCGCGGCGCGTCGGGCCTCTCCCGCGCTGTGCGCTGCGTCGAAGTGCGGGTCGAGGGTCACTCGTTCGATGCTACCGACGCCGACCGACGCGGCATCCGTGCCGGTCGGACATCGGTGGCACGATGCCTGCCACGATCAGGCGTTGGCGTCCTGGCGCTTGAGGCGCGCGGTCGCGCGGGCTCGCTCGGTCGCGTCGAGGTTCACCTTGCGGATGCGCACGATCTCGGGCGTGACCTCGACGCATTCGTCGTCGCGCGCGAACTCGAGGCTCTCCTCCAGCGACAGCTGCCGGGGCGGCGTCATCGACTCGAACGAGTCCGAGGTGGAGGAGCGCATGTTGGTGAGCTTCTTCTCCTTGGTGATGTTGACGTCCATGTCGTCGGCGCGCGAGTTCTCGCCGATGACCATGCCCTCGTAGACCTCCTGCGTCGGCTGCACGAAGAACGACATGCGCTCCTGCAGCGCGATGATCGCGAAGGGCGTCACCACTCCGGAGCGGTCGGCGACGATCGAGCCGTTCTGACGCGTCACGATGTGGCCCGCCCACGGCTCGTAGCCGTGCGAGATCGCGTTGGCGATGCCGGTGCCGCGGGTCGTGGTGAGGAACTCGGTGCGGAAGCCGATCAGGCCGCGCGAGGGGACGATGAACTCCATCCGCACCCAGCCGGTGCCGTGGTTGGTCATGTTGTCCATGCGGCCCTTGCGCGCGGCGAGCAGCTGGGTGATCGCGCCCAGGTACTCCTCGGGGGCGTCGATCGTCAGGTGCTCGAAGGGCTCGAAGGTCTTGCCGTCGACCTTCTTGGTGACCACCTGCGGCTTGCCGACGGTGAGCTCGAAGCCCTCGCGGCGCATGTTCTCGACGAGGATCGCGAGGGCCAGCTCGCCACGGCCCTGCACCTCCCACGCGTCGGGGCGTCCGATGTCGACGACCTTGAGCGAGACGTTGCCGATCAGCTCGCGGTCGAGACGGTCCTTGACCATGCGGGCGGTCAGCTTGTGGCCCTTGACCTTGCCGACGAGAGGGCTCGTGTTCGTGCCGATCGTCATCGAGATCGCGGGATCGTCGACGTGGATCTGCGGCAGCGGCCGGACGTCCTCGGGGTCGGCGATCGTCTCGCCGATCGTGATGTCGTCGAAGCCGGCGATGGCGACGATGTCGCCGGGGCCTGCGGACTCCGCAGGGTAGCGCTCGAGCGCGCGGGTCTTGAGCAGCTCGGTGATACGGGCGTTGCTCGTCGTGCCGTCGGCGCGCACCCAGGCGACCGTCTGACCCTTCTTGAGGGTGCCGTTGAAGACGCGCAGCAGCGCGAGGCGGCCGAGGAACGGGCTCGAGTCGAGGTTGGTGACCCAGGCCTGCAGGGGCGCCTCGTCGTCGTACGCGGGGGCGGGGACGTGCTCGAGAATCGCCTCGAACAGCGGCTCGAGGTCGTCGTTGTCGGGCAGGTCGCCGTTGGCCGGACGCGTGCGCGAAGCGGCGCCGGCGCGTCCGGACGCGTAGACGACCGGCACGTCGAGCAGCGCGTCGACATCGAGGTCCGGCACGTCCTCGTGGAGGTCGGACGCGAGGCCGAGCAGCAGATCGTGCGCCTCTTCCTCGACCTCGGCGATGCGAGCGTCGGGACGGTCGGTCTTGTTGACCAGAAGGATGACGGGGAGCTTCGCCTCGAGGGCCTTGCGCAGCACGAACCGGGTCTGCGGGAGCGGACCCTCGCTCGCATCGACGAGCAGCACGACGCCGTCGACCATCGAGAGGCCGCGCTCGACCTCGCCGCCGAAGTCCGCGTGACCGGGGGTGTCGATGACGTTGATCGTCACCGGCACCTCGGTGTGCGCGCCGTTGTACGTGATCGCCGTGTTCTTGGCGAGGATCGTGATGCCCTTTTCGCGCTCCAGGTCGTTCGAGTCCATCGCACGCTCTTCCAGGTGCTCGTGCGAGCCGAACGAGCCGGTCTGGCGGAGCATGGCGTCGACGAGAGTGGTCTTGCCGTGGTCGACGTGCGCGACGATCGCGACGTTGCGGAGGTCAGGACGGAGGGCGCGCGCCATGAAAGAAATCCTTGCGAAAGTGGAGAGGGCCGGGATGCCGGCATCCACAGCCTATCGCAGGCAACCGAAAGCGGCCTGAGGGTCGGAACCCCCAGGCCGCTTCGCGGTGGTGTCAGTCCTGCGCGGCGAGAAGCGCGGCACGGGCTTCGCGCCGCACGCGCTGCTCGGCCGGGTCGGGCACCGGCACGGCTGCGAGGAGTCGCTGCGTGTACGGGTCCTGCGGGTTGCGGAGGATCTGCTCCTTCGAGCCCTGCTCCACGATCTTGCCGTGCTGCATCACGACGATGCGGTCGGCCAGCAGGTCAACGACGGCGAGGTCGTGCGTCACGAACAGCGTCGCGAACTGCTGCTCCTTCTGGATGTTCTGCAAGAGCTCCAGCACGCGTGCCTGCACCGACACGTCGAGCGCGCTCGTCGGCTCGTCGGCGACGAGGACCTTCGGATCGAGTGCGAGCGCGCGGGCGATGCCGATGCGCTGGCGCTG
This window of the Microbacterium sp. SSM24 genome carries:
- a CDS encoding SHOCT domain-containing protein; this encodes MVSHDFIPPGDPGFGDPGIPAGFSAIFTLIVVIILVGVGFSVFIGIRKYLLIKRAGHDPFTVDAALAARVLNSDMLRPGTATDDAAPAKTLEQRLADVDALHERGVISDAERTAARAAILAG
- a CDS encoding citrate synthase; protein product: MSDAGTQQDKATLTIGGRTAEFPVLLGTDGAPSIDISTFTRQTGHTALDYGFVNTAATKSAITYIDGDQGILRYRGYPIEQLAKNSTYLEVAWLLLYGELPTADELAAFDDRIRHHTLLHEDLKRFFSALPHTAHPMSVLSSAVSALSTYYENESDPNNPEHVELNTIRMLAKLPVIAAYAHKKSIGQAFLYPDNSLGFVDNFLKLNFGVLSEVYEVNPVMSRALERLLILHEDHEQNASTSTVRLVGSTGANQFSSISAGINALYGPLHGGANEAVLDMLARIRDSGESVQRFVERVKNKEDGVKLMGFGHRVYKNYDPRAKLVKESADEVLEALGVSDPLLDLAKQLEEIALNDDYFRERRLYPNVDFYTGVIYKAMGFPTRMFTVLFAIGRLPGWLAQWREAANDPQAKIGRPQQLYTGAGERHYPGI
- the dapC gene encoding succinyldiaminopimelate transaminase, translated to MGVADLADYPWDAVAPYAARARLHPDGLVDLSIGSPVDETPAVVADALKSATDAHAYPQTVGTPALRAAIADWYARRRGVRDLTPDHVLPTVGSKELVALLPLLLGLGPGDIVVHPRAAYPTYEVGARLVGATPVAADDPAVWPEGTRLVWVNSPGNPDGSVLDVDDLRAAVSRARELGAVLASDECYAELGWDAPWDAEPIPSALDPRVTQGDLTGVLSVYSLSKQSNLAGYRAAFLAGDPALIARLVTARKHLGLMLPAPVQAAMIAALGDDVHVAAQKELYRRRRATLKPALESAGFRVDASEAGLYLWATEGRDAWDSLDRLASLGILAGPGHFYGTHFPQHVRLSLTARDERVAAAAARLHAAS
- the fdxA gene encoding ferredoxin; this translates as MTYVIALPCVDVKDRACIDECPVDCIYEGERSLYIHPDECVDCGACEPVCPVEAIYYEDDLPDEWQDYYKANVEFFDDVGSPGGAAKVGVIHKDHPVIAALPPQAP
- a CDS encoding DUF6113 family protein, which produces MRSSLPARIGTWVVALLVGAVYGLAGTIAHGYELGWFPLGLVLALIGCAALLVSVRLLTADRWAALATGLGMMASTLAFSGKGPGGSVIVPEGPLGTVWTIALPVVVAIVVAWPENLGTTPAGHAASASPAADEPVHGTSGEGRN
- a CDS encoding AzlD domain-containing protein, whose protein sequence is MTMWTALLIASIICVLLKTIGYLIPPKWVEAPRPMRIADLLTVALLAALVAVQTLGAGQAIVVDARVPAVLVAAGLLLLRAPFLAVVAAAAVTAALLRLWGWAA
- a CDS encoding AzlC family ABC transporter permease: MTLDPHFDAAHSAGEARRAAREGLGVALATSAYGISFGALAVASGLDVWQTCVMSLLMFTGGSQFAFVGVVGAGGLAAAPAAIASAALLGVRNVAYGMRMSPVIGRGFWRRAAAAQFTIDESTAVSLAQQTRHARTVGFWVTGIGIYVGWNLSTLAGALLGDVLGDPRAYGLDAAAAAAFLALLWPRLRRRQPIVVGIAAAAIATILTPVLMPGLPVIIAATVAVVVGWLNWLGSDDDAAGRTDGGEPDDVAEREGLP
- the typA gene encoding translational GTPase TypA — protein: MARALRPDLRNVAIVAHVDHGKTTLVDAMLRQTGSFGSHEHLEERAMDSNDLEREKGITILAKNTAITYNGAHTEVPVTINVIDTPGHADFGGEVERGLSMVDGVVLLVDASEGPLPQTRFVLRKALEAKLPVILLVNKTDRPDARIAEVEEEAHDLLLGLASDLHEDVPDLDVDALLDVPVVYASGRAGAASRTRPANGDLPDNDDLEPLFEAILEHVPAPAYDDEAPLQAWVTNLDSSPFLGRLALLRVFNGTLKKGQTVAWVRADGTTSNARITELLKTRALERYPAESAGPGDIVAIAGFDDITIGETIADPEDVRPLPQIHVDDPAISMTIGTNTSPLVGKVKGHKLTARMVKDRLDRELIGNVSLKVVDIGRPDAWEVQGRGELALAILVENMRREGFELTVGKPQVVTKKVDGKTFEPFEHLTIDAPEEYLGAITQLLAARKGRMDNMTNHGTGWVRMEFIVPSRGLIGFRTEFLTTTRGTGIANAISHGYEPWAGHIVTRQNGSIVADRSGVVTPFAIIALQERMSFFVQPTQEVYEGMVIGENSRADDMDVNITKEKKLTNMRSSTSDSFESMTPPRQLSLEESLEFARDDECVEVTPEIVRIRKVNLDATERARATARLKRQDANA